In one window of Erythrolamprus reginae isolate rEryReg1 chromosome 1, rEryReg1.hap1, whole genome shotgun sequence DNA:
- the FAM111A gene encoding serine protease FAM111A isoform X1 encodes MELLKEDSVAGTSDEIPKIKEEVQMNDEYDVPRMEVSCMDASKEERTFTVTFTGSGKKHQVRGKLTDSLLSALTSSKYICDWMNGKKSAKEFHLIEKKDSWPVCFNMGMPLKYVSDGSQFEMKFYKVAKKENSDEIWYRHYDDRKEDCVVFYVNGIASRMESHGAQTRRIIKNSSLLNEYCTFCIFAPRGESIKDALCNDGRFLPLLKEMNWTLVKDGISIDNDFLVATLSNEVYEIEVESKKGARYSGDLNKKRNDSDFGGWKLSTLEKPQPQPQPDFEEGQLSASKILQPEPDCEQGELSASKKQQPELDCEQGQLSVSKKQQQQVLALCLYPNLWKEIQNMKKLLTDNKKNVLQVYKRNFGKEINDSLPFTSVKNAAKYGGSVGYIEWRNGAATCFVLRGRYILTCHHVIKLIVGEGIEAEDWGNRIKHSAQVTFTYEEKQCPIENWFSLENWFEIADEDLDFAVLKLEENKSSPPPGLLQLNFPPPPNGPIFIIGHPNGGVKSVDNCLVVSIFERGKAFRDRLQQDQKNEHCHSVCGYRPEERCIHMYHPKFFEEGSSNPNVVTYNTCFLEGSSGSPVFNRKGELVALHAAGFAYKMKNKECSVIEIGYSIHSIISKIESKFKSWYDAVIGPDAREDSSHVDASLSEAREEMDCT; translated from the coding sequence ATCAAAGAAGAAGTACAAATGAATGATGAATATGATGTTCCAAGGATGGAAGTAAGTTGCATGGATGCAAGTAAAGAAGAACGAACATTCACGGTGACATTCACTGGAAGTGGGAAGAAGCATCAAGTGAGAGGGAAACTTACCGACAGTCTGCTTAGTGCCCTCACGTCTAGTAAATATATTTGTGACTGGATGAACGGAAAGAAGAGTGCAAAAGAGTTCCACTTAATAGAGAAGAAAGATTCTTGGCCTGTCTGTTTCAATATGGGAATGCCTTTAAAGTATGTATCTGATGGCTCACAATTTGAAATGAAATTCTACAAGGTAGCTAAAAAGGAGAACAGTGATGAAATATGGTATCGCCACTATGACGATAGGAAAGAAGATTGTGTAGTGTTCTATGTCAATGGAATAGCTTCTAGAATGGAAAGCCATGGAGCACAGACCCGTAGGATAATCAAAAACAGCAGCTTACTTAATGAATATTGCACATTTTGTATATTTGCCCCTAGAGGAGAATCCATAAAAGACGCCCTGTGCAATGATGGCCGCTTTCTGCCATTGCTAAAAGAAATGAATTGGACACTGGTAAAAGATGGAATAAGCATCGATAACGATTTTTTAGTTGCCACCTTATCAAATGAAGTTTATGAAATTGAGGTGGAGTCTAAGAAAGGTGCCAGATATAGTGGTGATCTAAACAAGAAACGGAATGATTCAGATTTTGGGGGGTGGAAGCTTAGTACTCTTGAAAAACCACAGCCACAGCCACAGCCTGACTTTGAGGAAGGACAGCTTAGTGCTTCTAAAATACTACAGCCAGAGCCGGATTGTGAGCAGGGAGAGCTCAGTGCTTCTAAAAAACAACAGCCAGAGCTGGATTGTGAGCAGGGACAGCTTAGTGTTTctaaaaaacaacagcagcaggtcTTGGCCCTGTGCTTGTATCCTAATCTTTGGAAAGAAATACAAAACATGAAGAAACTTTTGACAGATAACAAAAAGAATGTCCTCCAAGTTTATAAAAGAAACTTTGGCAAGGAGATAAATGACTCTCTTCCATTCACATCGGTGAAGAATGCTGCTAAGTATGGTGGTTCAGTTGGATATATAGAATGGAGGAATGGGGCTGCAACTTGCTTTGTTCTCCGTGGTAGATATATATTAACGTGTCACCATGTGATAAAGTTGATAGTTGGAGAAGGAATTGAAGCAGAGGACTGGGGAAATAGAATTAAGCATTCAGCCCAGGTAACTTTCACTTATGAAGAAAAACAGTGTCCTATAGAAAACTGGTTCTCATTGGAAAACTGGTTTGAAATAGCAGATGAGGATCTTGATTTTGCTGTCTTGAAATTGGAAGAAAATAAAAGTAGTCCTCCACCAGGATTGTTGCAATTAaatttcccaccaccaccaaatgGTCCCATTTTTATCATAGGGCACCCAAATGGAGGAGTCAAGTCTGTAGATAACTGTCTTGTTGTCAGTATATTTGAACGTGGCAAAGCATTTAGGGACCGTTTGCAGCAAGACCAGAAAAATGAACATTGCCACTCTGTGTGTGGTTACAGGCCAGAGGAAAGATGCATCCATATGTATCATCCAAAATTTTTTGAGGAAGGTAGTAGTAATCCTAATGTTGTCACTTACAATACCTGTTTTTTGGAGGGGTCATCGGGTTCACCGGTGTTTAACAGAAAAGGGGAGCTTGTTGCTTTGCACGCTGCTGGATTTGCttataaaatgaaaaacaaagagTGCAGCGTAATTGAAATTGGCTATTCAATTCACTCAATTATTTCAAAAATTGAATCCAAATTTAAAAGTTGGTATGATGCTGTAATTGGTCCTGATGCAAGGGAAGATAGCTCACATGTGGATGCATCTTTGAGTGAAGCAAGGGAGGAAATGGATTGTACTTAA